The proteins below are encoded in one region of Oncorhynchus clarkii lewisi isolate Uvic-CL-2024 chromosome 33, UVic_Ocla_1.0, whole genome shotgun sequence:
- the LOC139392793 gene encoding peroxisomal succinyl-coenzyme A thioesterase-like isoform X2 encodes MVVPYPLLSVQPMRGLVDEKIQVVVRNLPPALSVTLHSLHRSEDNDFWEAFGHYTSNDQGMVTVAKDASLGGTYEGAEPMGLLWSMQPVPGSRTGLRLRRIDVLTPMVVHISVYSGHMTEGFSKQSPLAIVVTERWYMAPGVCRIDIREHGVQGTLFLPPGPGPFPGVLDMWGGGGGLVEYRSCLLASHGFVSMVLEYLSHNKNRNSDIESTTYFEKAFRIVQEHPLVMKDRVALFGLSLGASVALNLAAYSKDISPRCCVCISGCHIHRLNQSFRKVLNKDGYKIRFDEESRVVWRDISLPIPTDLGEKVDMGRIKCPLMLVVGEDDQNLATVESAKDMTQMMRAAGNEHLLTNLQYPDAGHLIEPPYTPHFRASNFILPQTRQKVMVLWGGYTKPHADAQEDFWEKSLSFLRQHLYPSPDSVLNAKL; translated from the exons ATGGTTGTGCCTTACCCGCTTCTATCAGTGCAGCCAATGCGGGGGCTTGTGGATGAGAAGATCCAGGTAGTTGTGAGGAATTTACCTCCAGCGCTCTCGGTGACACTGCATTCCCTTCATCGCTCTGAGGATAATGACTTTTGGGAGGCATTCGGCCATTACACCAGCAACGACCAAGGCATGGTGACAG TTGCTAAGGATGCCAGTCTTGGAGGAACATATGAAGGAGCAGAGCccatgggtctactgtggagcaTGCAGCCTGTTCCAGGCAGTCGGACAGGCCTCAG GTTGAGAAGGATTGATGTCCTCACTCCTATGGTGGTACACATCTCTGTGTACAGTGGGCACATGACTGAGGGCTTCAGCAAGCAGTCTCCTCTAGCGATCGTAGTCACAGAACGATGGTACATGGCACCGGGTGTGTGCAGAATTGACATCAGGGAACATGGAGTCCAAGGGACCCTCTTTTTACCCCCAGGTCCTGGACCCTTCCCTGGGGTGTTGGATAtgtggggagggggtggggggctgGTGGAGTACCGCTCCTGCCTCCTGGCGTCACACGGTTTTGTTTCCATGGTGCTAGAGTACCTTTCCCATAACAAGAACAGAAACTCAGACATCGAATCAACAACCTACTTTGAG AAAGCTTTCAGGATTGTGCAGGAGCACCCTCTGGTGATGAAGGACAGAGTTGCTCTGTTTGGTCTCTCCTTAGGCGCGTCAGTCGCCCTCAACTTGGCAGCCTACTCCAAAGACATCAGC CCCAGAtgctgtgtgtgtatcagtgggtGTCACATCCACCGGCTCAACCAGTCTTTCAGAAAAGTGTTGAACAA GGATGGGTATAAGATCCGATTTGATGAAGAGAGCCGTGTGGTCTGGAGAGACATCAGTCTGCCTATCCCAACCGACCTTGGAGAGAAAGTGGAT ATGGGGAGGATAAAGTGTCCATTGATGTTGGTCGTCGGGGAGGATGATCAGAACTTGGCGACAGTGGAGTCTGCCAAGGAT ATGACCCAGATGATGCGTGCAGCGGGCAACGAGCACCTACTGACCAATCTGCAATACCCTGATGCTGGACACCTCATTGAGCCGCCCTACACACCCCACTTCAGAGCCAGCAACTTCATACTGCCTCAAACACGACAGAAAG TGATGGTGTTGTGGGGAGGGTACACCAAGCCGCATGCCGATGCTCAGGAAGACTTTTGGGAAAAGAGCCTTAGCTTCCTACGGCAACACCTCTACCCCAGCCCTGACTCTGTCCTTAATGCCAAGCTGTGA
- the LOC139392793 gene encoding peroxisomal succinyl-coenzyme A thioesterase-like isoform X1: protein MSIPPSLPMFIWFLSFFYRCLSTMVVPYPLLSVQPMRGLVDEKIQVVVRNLPPALSVTLHSLHRSEDNDFWEAFGHYTSNDQGMVTVAKDASLGGTYEGAEPMGLLWSMQPVPGSRTGLRLRRIDVLTPMVVHISVYSGHMTEGFSKQSPLAIVVTERWYMAPGVCRIDIREHGVQGTLFLPPGPGPFPGVLDMWGGGGGLVEYRSCLLASHGFVSMVLEYLSHNKNRNSDIESTTYFEKAFRIVQEHPLVMKDRVALFGLSLGASVALNLAAYSKDISPRCCVCISGCHIHRLNQSFRKVLNKDGYKIRFDEESRVVWRDISLPIPTDLGEKVDMGRIKCPLMLVVGEDDQNLATVESAKDMTQMMRAAGNEHLLTNLQYPDAGHLIEPPYTPHFRASNFILPQTRQKVMVLWGGYTKPHADAQEDFWEKSLSFLRQHLYPSPDSVLNAKL, encoded by the exons ATGTCAATCCCACCATCTTTACCAATGTTCATTTGGTTTCTGTCTTTTTTCTACAGGTGTTTGTCCACCATGGTTGTGCCTTACCCGCTTCTATCAGTGCAGCCAATGCGGGGGCTTGTGGATGAGAAGATCCAGGTAGTTGTGAGGAATTTACCTCCAGCGCTCTCGGTGACACTGCATTCCCTTCATCGCTCTGAGGATAATGACTTTTGGGAGGCATTCGGCCATTACACCAGCAACGACCAAGGCATGGTGACAG TTGCTAAGGATGCCAGTCTTGGAGGAACATATGAAGGAGCAGAGCccatgggtctactgtggagcaTGCAGCCTGTTCCAGGCAGTCGGACAGGCCTCAG GTTGAGAAGGATTGATGTCCTCACTCCTATGGTGGTACACATCTCTGTGTACAGTGGGCACATGACTGAGGGCTTCAGCAAGCAGTCTCCTCTAGCGATCGTAGTCACAGAACGATGGTACATGGCACCGGGTGTGTGCAGAATTGACATCAGGGAACATGGAGTCCAAGGGACCCTCTTTTTACCCCCAGGTCCTGGACCCTTCCCTGGGGTGTTGGATAtgtggggagggggtggggggctgGTGGAGTACCGCTCCTGCCTCCTGGCGTCACACGGTTTTGTTTCCATGGTGCTAGAGTACCTTTCCCATAACAAGAACAGAAACTCAGACATCGAATCAACAACCTACTTTGAG AAAGCTTTCAGGATTGTGCAGGAGCACCCTCTGGTGATGAAGGACAGAGTTGCTCTGTTTGGTCTCTCCTTAGGCGCGTCAGTCGCCCTCAACTTGGCAGCCTACTCCAAAGACATCAGC CCCAGAtgctgtgtgtgtatcagtgggtGTCACATCCACCGGCTCAACCAGTCTTTCAGAAAAGTGTTGAACAA GGATGGGTATAAGATCCGATTTGATGAAGAGAGCCGTGTGGTCTGGAGAGACATCAGTCTGCCTATCCCAACCGACCTTGGAGAGAAAGTGGAT ATGGGGAGGATAAAGTGTCCATTGATGTTGGTCGTCGGGGAGGATGATCAGAACTTGGCGACAGTGGAGTCTGCCAAGGAT ATGACCCAGATGATGCGTGCAGCGGGCAACGAGCACCTACTGACCAATCTGCAATACCCTGATGCTGGACACCTCATTGAGCCGCCCTACACACCCCACTTCAGAGCCAGCAACTTCATACTGCCTCAAACACGACAGAAAG TGATGGTGTTGTGGGGAGGGTACACCAAGCCGCATGCCGATGCTCAGGAAGACTTTTGGGAAAAGAGCCTTAGCTTCCTACGGCAACACCTCTACCCCAGCCCTGACTCTGTCCTTAATGCCAAGCTGTGA